Proteins from a single region of Fusobacteriaceae bacterium:
- a CDS encoding type II toxin-antitoxin system Phd/YefM family antitoxin: protein MKFYTVRDLRTQPKNIWTTLEEQQQVIITNNGKPTALMISIAEDNFEETLTAIRRARSIQATAQLQAISAKNGRDKRTLDEINLEIAEARASFSETEE from the coding sequence ATACAGTCAGAGATTTGCGAACGCAGCCAAAAAATATCTGGACTACCCTTGAGGAACAGCAGCAGGTTATTATTACAAATAACGGAAAACCAACAGCGCTCATGATTTCCATTGCGGAAGACAATTTCGAAGAAACCTTGACCGCAATTCGCCGCGCCAGATCAATCCAAGCCACAGCGCAACTTCAGGCTATTTCTGCAAAAAATGGGCGCGACAAGCGAACTTTAGATGAAATCAATCTGGAAATAGCGGAAGCGCGGGCGAGTTTTAGCGAGACGGAAGAATGA